Genomic DNA from Acidimicrobiales bacterium:
CGGAGCGCGTGGAGGGCGTCCTGGACGTGGCTCGGGAGCTGGCTGCTGATGGCGTCGATCTGCTTGTTCAGGTCTCCACCGGCAGCCCCCAGATGGTCAACGAGGGTCTGCTGCAAGCAACGCCGTGCGAGCGCCGCCGAGGCGCGGGCACTGATTCCGACGACGGCGGCGGCTTCCTCGAAGTCGCGGGCGAGGGCGTCGGGCACCTCAGGCGGTGCCTTGCGCCCCGAGCGGGGCCAGACCCGGTGTTGCTCCTCGAGGAAGATTTCTGAGTGCCTGCCAGACTTGACCCGGTAGCGGGCCAGGTCCAGCGTCAGGCCTTGGCAGCTGGGACACGTCCACGAGACAACCTTCCAACCTTCATGGCTGCAAAATCGGTGCCTATGCGTGCCAGCGGCACTCCCTGCCTTGCGTTTGGCCTGGTCAGCGGTGGTGGGTGGCCCTCACAAGGCAGGTGTCGGGGGTTCGAGTCCCTCTGCGCTCACCGATCGGACAACCTGTCCGCAGGTACCGACCAGCGTCCACCAGGTGGGATGACCAAGCGGCCAGGACATCCACCTGTGCGCCTGCAAACCCAGTGATCTTCCTACGGCCAGGTGAGGCGGTGCGTGGGTTGACGGCCGAGGTAGCCGTTACTCGTCGAGGGTGAAGACGGTCATCCACGGCTGTCGGTGGGGCGGTAGCCGAGGCTCTCGCTCGCTGCCCGGACGAGCGGTGAGCCACCGAACAGTGGGAAGTCACGTACCAGCGGGTCAGCCTGCTCCTCCGCTGGCCCGCTTCCTCGGCTTGGGTCCGCCACGCCGTGGCCGGACAGGCAACATCAGCTGGGCAGGGCCCCGCCCTGCTCGTCGAGCGGTGTGCCGTCGATGGTGGTCGTGGTCAGGGTGATGCGCAGGCGAGCGGCGATCTCGTTCGTGCTGAGGGGTGAGCGCAGGATGTGGAACAGGATGAACCCGGTCCGGTTGTTCCCCTGCACCATGTCGTCCATCGGGCGGCTGTCGAGGCCCTCGAACAGCCAGGCGTAGAGGCCCTGCACGTCCTCGCGCTGCCAGCCTTCGAGGGCCGCTGCATCAGCTCCCAAGGTCAGCTTCTCCGCCAGGTACTGCGGGTCGGCGAAGCTGCGGAACTCGATCTCCAGACGCTCGAACTCGTGCCCGGCCCCGAACCACCAGGAAGCCCACACTTGGGAGATGCCATCCGCTCGAGGACGAGCCTCCAGCAGCCAGTGGTACTCCTCCATGAAGGGCGCATGCTGGGCCAACCACCCCTCTTCCCCGCCTGGTAGCACGACCCACGGGCGCGGGACCTCGGGGAAGGGGGGCCACTCGATCTCCGGGCAGTCCCAGTCGGCGGTCCACGATCGGACCTTCTCCCTATTGGCGACGAACTTCGACCGGAGCTCCTCCACCCCCTGTCGCTCCGATCGTCGACTCATCGACCCCGCCTTCCCGGCTCCCCAGCACGGCCAGATCCAGATGGGCCAGATGTCGCCAGTCCAGGAGCCTCGCACCCAACCGAGGTGCTGAACTTCGGGATCGTATCCGGCGACTGACCGAGGAACCGGGCGGCCGCGGCGCAGCGAGGCGATGGCCGGGGAGGCTGTTCGGGACTGTCACGACGACGCCGACGAACGACCTGTCGTCGACCCGTGACGTGGAACGGGCTTGGTCACACCCCCAGCCATGGCGTCGTGGAGGGCGGCGATCACGCCCTGCGCCAGTCCGCTCGACAGAGGAGCGACCCACACTCCCGGCCGTGGGTCACTGCCCCGACGGTTCCGGGTCCTCGCCGAGGTCGAAGCGGTAGACGCACCAATCTGTCTCGTCCTCGATGCGGGGGAGCACGCTGAGGTAGGCGTCTTCGATGGGTACGCCGTCGACGGTGCCGACGAGGGAGGCCAAGAACGAGGTGCCGCTCTCAGTTTCGACGGTCGTCGGGTCGATCTCGAGGCTCGCATCGCGAGTGATGGCGTCGGTGATGTCCTCCGGATGACCCCTTTCCGCGCAGAGCGTCCCGATCGCCGTGTCCTCGTCCCCGCTGTTGACGGCGTCGAGGAACTCCTGCGCGAGGGCGCCTTCTACCGTTCCGCCGCCGCCCGGGAGGTCCGGGTCCGTCCCCGTGGGGAGGCCGTTCGCCTGGCCGCTCCCGCTCCCGCTGCCGCTGCCGCTGCCGCCCTCGCCGTCGTCGGCGAGCGTGGTGAAGTACACGACGACCAGGGCCGACACCACCACGAGCAGGACGCCGAGGGTGCGGCCCCCGAGGATGCCGGGCTGGCCCGGGGGGCGCGCCGGTGACGGTCCGTGGGCCGGGCCCGTCGCCGGCGGTCGGGGCGGCGGGAGCTGCGCCGACGAGGGGTGCTGCGCGGTGACGAAAGCCGGTGGCGGCCCACCGGGGTGCGTCGTGTGGGGTGGCGGCGGGGTGGGTCGCTGGTGGTGGGTGGTGGCCTGGGCCGCCCAGGGAGCCTGGCCGGGGTTGGCGGGGGGCGGCGCCTCGACCGTCGGCGCGGTCATCACCGCCTGTTCCAGCAGCTCGCGGGCCGCGCCACCGGTGAGGCGTCGCTCGACCGTGCGGGTGAGCAGCCCGGTGATCACGTCGGCGAGCGGGGGCCCGCAGGGCGGGGCCGGCGGGTCTTCGAACAGGATCGCCCGCAGCGTCGCCGTGGTCGTGGGCCGCTCGAAGGGCGCCTGGCCGGCCACGGAGTGGAAGAGGGTGGCGCCGAGGGCCCACAGGTCGGTGGCGGGGCCGACCTGGCCGTCGTCGAAGCACTCGGGGGCCAGGTAGGCGTGGGTGCCCATGACCCCGCTGCGGGTCAGCCGGCTGTCCTCGGCGGCCAGGGCGATGCCGAAGTCGGTGAGCTTGACCTTGTCGTCGCCGGGCACCAGGACGTTGTGGGGCTTGATGTCGCGGTGGACGATGCCCATGGTGTGGGCGACGGTGAGGGCGTCGAGGATGCCCAGGCCCATCGCCGCGGCCCGGGCCGGTGGCAGCGGCGGCCCGTCGCGGTCGATGACCTCGGCGAGCGAGGGGGCATCGACGTACTCCATGACGATGTAGACGACGGGGTCGTCGCCGGTCGGGGCGATGACGTCGTGGACGGCGACGATGGCGGGGTGGTTCAGGCGCCCGGCGTTGCGGGCCTCGCGCAGCGCCCGCTCCACGAACGACGAGGACTCCTCGCCGGCCGGG
This window encodes:
- a CDS encoding serine/threonine-protein kinase → MSGSGSEASGRVVAGRYRLESVLGRGGMGVVWRASDTLIERTVALKELRPPAGEESSSFVERALREARNAGRLNHPAIVAVHDVIAPTGDDPVVYIVMEYVDAPSLAEVIDRDGPPLPPARAAAMGLGILDALTVAHTMGIVHRDIKPHNVLVPGDDKVKLTDFGIALAAEDSRLTRSGVMGTHAYLAPECFDDGQVGPATDLWALGATLFHSVAGQAPFERPTTTATLRAILFEDPPAPPCGPPLADVITGLLTRTVERRLTGGAARELLEQAVMTAPTVEAPPPANPGQAPWAAQATTHHQRPTPPPPHTTHPGGPPPAFVTAQHPSSAQLPPPRPPATGPAHGPSPARPPGQPGILGGRTLGVLLVVVSALVVVYFTTLADDGEGGSGSGSGSGSGQANGLPTGTDPDLPGGGGTVEGALAQEFLDAVNSGDEDTAIGTLCAERGHPEDITDAITRDASLEIDPTTVETESGTSFLASLVGTVDGVPIEDAYLSVLPRIEDETDWCVYRFDLGEDPEPSGQ